A genomic stretch from Bos javanicus breed banteng chromosome 3, ARS-OSU_banteng_1.0, whole genome shotgun sequence includes:
- the FAM240C gene encoding protein FAM240C, with the protein MSKSYTMKYHGRVTYDADVLKMFWEKKIKLHTEQLQKEDMRIRRSALDRLRDEWARQLERRNQMLQSSQEAPPRPAPLGTPALRTGDQLAA; encoded by the exons ATGAGCAAAAGCTACACCATGAAGTACCACGGAAGGGTAACCTATGATGCCGACGTGCTAAAGATgttttgggagaaaaaaatcaagcttCACACGGAACAACTGCAAAAGGAGGACATGAGGATCCGCAGGAGCGCCCTGGACAG GCTCCGCGACGAGTGGGCTCGGCAGCTGGAGAGAAGGAACCAGATGCTGCAGAGCTCCCAGGAGGCGCCCCCGCGGCCAGCCCCGCTGGGCACCCCCGCCCTGCGCACCGGGGACCAGCTGGCGGCCTGA